In Papio anubis isolate 15944 chromosome 17, Panubis1.0, whole genome shotgun sequence, the following are encoded in one genomic region:
- the SPAG5 gene encoding sperm-associated antigen 5 isoform X2, with protein sequence MWRVKKLSLSLSPSPQTGKPAMRTPLRELILQPGALSNSGKRPPACSSLTPSLCNLGLQEGSNNSSPVDFVNAKRTDFPSEHFSHSSKWLEACQHESDEQPLDPVPQTSSTPKTSEEAVDPLDNYVVKTIVLVPSPLGQQQDMTFEAHLDTMAETNSISLNEPLRTGDLVREEVAPCMEDRFSEVVAAVSEKLIFQESPSHLLESPPDPSSEQLNCSKESLRDSRTEAVPEDLVVPSESNAFLPSSFLWLSPSTALAADFPVNHVDPEEEIVEHGAMEEREMSFPTHPKEFESEDQALVSNVEDILSTCLTPNLVEMESQAAPGPAIEDGRILGSDTESWMSPLAWLEKGVNTSVMLENLRQSLSIPLMLRDAAIGTTPFSTCSVGTWFTPSAPQEKSTNTSQAGLVGTKDSTSETERLLCGRPPDLTALSRHDLEDNLLSSLVILEVLSRQLRDWKSQLAVPHPETQDSSTQTDTSHSGITNKLQHLKESHEMGQALQQARNVMQSWLLVSKELISLLHLSLLHLEEDKTTVSQESRHTEILVSCCFDLLKKLRAKLQSLKAEREEARHREEMALRGKDVAETVLEAFCAHASQRISQLEQDLASMQEFRGLLKDTQTQLVGLHTEQEELVQQTVSLTSTLQQDWRSMQLDYTTWTALLSQSRQLTEKLTVKSRQALQERDAAIEEKQEVSRELEQVSAQLEECKGQIEQLELENSRLATDLRAQLQILANLDNQLKELQSQHAHCAQDLAVKDELLCQLIQSNEEQAAQWQKEEMALKHMQAELQQQQAVLAKEVRDLKETLEFADQENQVAHLELGQVECQLKTTLEVLRERSLQCENLKDTVENLTAKLASTIVDNQEQDLEKTRQYSQKLGVLTEQLQRLTLFLQTKLKEKTEQETLLLSTACAPTQEHPLPNDNTFLGSILIAVADEEPESTPVPLLGSDKSAFTRVASMVSLQPAETPGMEESLAEMSIMTIELQSLCSLLQESKEEAIRTLQRKICELQARLQAQEEQHQEAQKAKEADIEKLNQALCLRYKNEKELQEVIQQQNEKILEQIDKSGELISLREEVTHLTRSLRRAETETKVLQEALEGQLDSNCQPVATNWIQEKVWLSQEVDKLRVMFLEMKNEKEKLMIKFQSHRNILEENLRRSDKELEKLDDIVQHIYKTLLSIPEVVRGCKELQGLLEFLS encoded by the exons ATGTGGCGGGTGAAAAAACTGAGCCTTAGCCTGTCGCCTTCGCCCCAGACG GGAAAACCAGCTATGAGAACTCCTCTCCGCGAACTTATCCTGCAGCCCGGTGCCCTCAGCAACTCTGGAAAAAGGCCCCCCGCTTGCTCCTCGCTGACCCCATCACTGTGCAATCTGGGGCTGCAG GAAGGCAGCAACAACTCATCTCCAGTGGATTTTGTAAATGCCAAGAGGACAGACTTCCCTTCAGAACATTTCAGTCATTCCTCAAAGTGGCTGGAAGCCTGTCAGCATGAATCAGATGAGCAGCCTCTAGATCCAGTTCCCCAAACTAGCTCTACTCCTAAAACGTCTGAGGAAGCAGTAGACCCACTGGACAACTATGTGGTTAAAACCATCGTCCTTGTACCATCTCCACTGGGGCAGCAGCAAGACATGACATTTGAGGCCCATTTAGATACCATGGCAGAGACAAACAGCATATCTTTAAATGAACCTTTGAGAACAGGAGATCTGGTGAGAGAGGAGGTGGCACCCTGCATGGAAGACAGGTTTTCAGAAGTTGTTGCTGCTGTATCTGAGAAACTTATCTTTCAGGAATCTCCGTCCCATCTCTTAGAGTCTCCACCAGATCCCTCTTCTGAACAACTAAATTGCTCCAAGGAAAGCCTGAGGGACAGTAGGACTGAGGCTGTGCCTGAGGACTTAGTAGTACCTTCTGAAAGTAACGCCTTCttgccttcctcttttctctggcTTTCCCCTTCAACTGCCTTGGCAGCAGATTTCCCTGTCAATCATGTGGACCCAGAGGAGGAAATTGTAGAGCATGGAGCtatggaggaaagagaaatgagctTTCCTACACACCCTAAGGAGTTTGAATCAGAAGATCAAGCACTTGTCTCAAATGTGGAAGATATTCTGTCCACATGCCTGACACCAAATCTAGTAGAAATGGAATCCCAAGCAGCTCCAGGCCCAGCAATAGAAGATGGTAGGATTCTTGGCTCTGATACAGAGTCTTGGATGTCCCCACTGGCCTGGCTGGAAAAAGGTGTAAATACCTCCGTCATGCTGGAAAATCTCCGCCAAAGCTTATCCATTCCCTTGATGCTTCGGGATGCTGCAATTGGCACTACTCCTTTCTCTACTTGCTCGGTGGGGACTTGGTTTACTCCCTCAGCACCACAGGAAAagagtacaaacacatcccaggCAGGCCTGGTTGGCACCAAGGACAGTACTTCTGAGACAGAGCGGCTCCTGTGTGG CCGGCCTCCAGATCTGACTGCCTTGTCTCGACATGACTTGGAAGATAACCTGCTGAGCTCTCTTGTCATTCTGGAGGTTCTCTCCCGCCAGCTTCGGGACTGGAAGAGCCAGCTGGCTGTCCCTCACCCAGAAACCCAGGACAGTAGCACACAGACTGACACATCTCACAGTGGG ATAACTAATAAACTTCAGCATCTTAAGGAGAGCCATGAGATGGGACAGGCCCTACAGCAGGCCAGAAATGTCATG CAATCATGGCTGCTTGTCTCTAAAGAGCTGATATCCTTGCTTCACTTATCCCTGTTGCATTTAGAAGAAGATAAAACTACTGTGAGTCAGGAG TCTCGGCATACAGAAATCTTGGTCTCTTGCTGTTTTGATTTACTGAAGAAATTGAGGGCAAAGCTCCAGAGCCTCAAAGCAGAAAGGGAGGAGGCAAGGCACAGAGAGGAAATGGCTCTCAGAGGCAAGGATGTG GCAGAGACAGTGCTGGAGGCTTTCTGTGCACATGCCAGCCAGCGCATCAGCCAGCTGGAACAGGACCTAGCATCCATGCAGGAATTCAGAGGCCTTCTGAAGGACACCCAGACCCAATTG GTAGGGCTTCATACCGAGCAAGAAGAGCTGGTTCAGCAGACAGTGAGTCTTACTTCTACCTTGCAACAAGACTGGAGGTCCATGCAACTGGAT TATACAACATGGACAGCTTTGCTGAGTCAGTCTCGACAACTCACAGAGAAACTCACAGTCAAGAGCCGGCAGGCCCTGCAGGAACGTGATGCAGCAATTGAGGAAAAGCAGGAG GTTTCCAGGGAGCTGGAACAAGTCTCTGCCCAGCTAGAGGAGTGCAAAGGCCAAATAGAACAACTGGAGTTGGAAAACAGTCGTCTAGCAacag ATCTCCGGGCTCAGTTGCAGATTCTGGCCAACTTGGACAACCAGCTAAAAGAGCTACAGAGTCAGCATGCCCATTGTGCCCAGGACCTGGCTGTGAAGGATGAGTTACTCTGCCAACTTATCCAGAGCAATGAGGAGCAGGCTGCTCA ATGGCAAAAGGAAGAGATGGCACTAAAACACATGCAGGCAGAACTGCAGCAGCAACAAGCTGTCCTGGCCAAAGAGGTGCGGGACCTGAAAGAGACCTTGGAG TTTGCAGACCAGGAGAATCAGGTTGCTCACCTGGAACTGGGTCAAGTTGAGTGTCAATTGAAAACCACACTGGAAGTGCTCCGGGAGCGCAGCTTGCAGTGTGAGAACCTCAAGGACACTGTAGAGAACCTAAC GGCTAAACTGGCCAGCACCATAGTAGATAACCAGGAGCAAGACCTGGAGAAAACACGGCAGTACTCTCAAAAGCTAGGGGTGCTGACTGAGCAACTACAGAGGCTGACTCTCTTCCTACAGACAAAACTAAAGGAGAAG ACTGAACAAGAGACCCTTCTGCTGAGTACAGCCTGTGCTCCCACCCAGGAACACCCTCTGCCTAATGACAACACCTTCCTGGGAAGCATCTTGATAGCAGTGGCAGATGAAG AGCCAGAATCAACTCCTGTGCCCTTGCTTGGAAGTGACAAGAGTGCTTTCACCCGAGTAGCATCAATGGTTTCCCTTCAGCCTGCAG AGACCCCAGGTATGGAGGAGAGCCTGGCAGAAATGAGTATTATGACTATTGAGCTTCAGAGTCTTTGTTCCCTGCTACAAGAGTCTAAAGAAGAAGCCATCAGGACTCTGCAGCGAAAAAT ttGTGAGCTGCAGGCTAGGCTACAAGCCCAGGAAGAACAGCATCAGGAAgcccagaaggcaaaggaagcAGACATAGAGAAGCTGAACCAGGCCTTGTGCTTGCGCTACAAG AATGAAAAGGAGCTCCAGGAAGTGATACAGCAGCAGAATGAGAAGATCCTAGAACAGATAGACAAGAGTGGCGAGCTCATA AGCCTTAGAGAGGAGGTGACCCACCTTACCCGCTCACTTCGGCGTGCGGAGACAGAGACCAAAGTGCTCCAGGAGGCCCTGGAAGGCCAGCTGGACTCCAACTGCCAGCCTGTGGCCACCAATTGGATCCAGGAGAAAGTGTGGCTCTCTCAGGAG GTGGACAAACTGAGAGTGATGTTCCTGGAGatgaaaaatgagaaggaaaaactcATGATCAAGTTCCAGAGCCAT AGAAATATCCTAGAGGAGAACCTTCGGCGCTCTGACAAGGAGTTAGAAAAACTAGATGACATTGTTCAGCATATTTATAAG ACCCTGCTCTCTATTCCAGAGGTGGTGAGGGGATGCAAAGAGCTACAGGGATTGCTGGAATTTCTGAGCTAA
- the SPAG5 gene encoding sperm-associated antigen 5 isoform X3 has translation MWRVKKLSLSLSPSPQTGKPAMRTPLRELILQPGALSNSGKRPPACSSLTPSLCNLGLQEGSNNSSPVDFVNAKRTDFPSEHFSHSSKWLEACQHESDEQPLDPVPQTSSTPKTSEEAVDPLDNYVVKTIVLVPSPLGQQQDMTFEAHLDTMAETNSISLNEPLRTGDLVREEVAPCMEDRFSEVVAAVSEKLIFQESPSHLLESPPDPSSEQLNCSKESLRDSRTEAVPEDLVVPSESNAFLPSSFLWLSPSTALAADFPVNHVDPEEEIVEHGAMEEREMSFPTHPKEFESEDQALVSNVEDILSTCLTPNLVEMESQAAPGPAIEDGRILGSDTESWMSPLAWLEKGVNTSVMLENLRQSLSIPLMLRDAAIGTTPFSTCSVGTWFTPSAPQEKSTNTSQAGLVGTKDSTSETERLLCGRPPDLTALSRHDLEDNLLSSLVILEVLSRQLRDWKSQLAVPHPETQDSSTQTDTSHSGQSWLLVSKELISLLHLSLLHLEEDKTTVSQESRHTEILVSCCFDLLKKLRAKLQSLKAEREEARHREEMALRGKDVAETVLEAFCAHASQRISQLEQDLASMQEFRGLLKDTQTQLVGLHTEQEELVQQTVSLTSTLQQDWRSMQLDYTTWTALLSQSRQLTEKLTVKSRQALQERDAAIEEKQEVSRELEQVSAQLEECKGQIEQLELENSRLATDLRAQLQILANLDNQLKELQSQHAHCAQDLAVKDELLCQLIQSNEEQAAQWQKEEMALKHMQAELQQQQAVLAKEVRDLKETLEFADQENQVAHLELGQVECQLKTTLEVLRERSLQCENLKDTVENLTAKLASTIVDNQEQDLEKTRQYSQKLGVLTEQLQRLTLFLQTKLKEKTEQETLLLSTACAPTQEHPLPNDNTFLGSILIAVADEEPESTPVPLLGSDKSAFTRVASMVSLQPAETPGMEESLAEMSIMTIELQSLCSLLQESKEEAIRTLQRKICELQARLQAQEEQHQEAQKAKEADIEKLNQALCLRYKNEKELQEVIQQQNEKILEQIDKSGELISLREEVTHLTRSLRRAETETKVLQEALEGQLDSNCQPVATNWIQEKVWLSQEVDKLRVMFLEMKNEKEKLMIKFQSHVRMSMPFQGHFLPSLANALPCFPCPTKLALLCIGLIKSVCFLEKYPRGEPSAL, from the exons ATGTGGCGGGTGAAAAAACTGAGCCTTAGCCTGTCGCCTTCGCCCCAGACG GGAAAACCAGCTATGAGAACTCCTCTCCGCGAACTTATCCTGCAGCCCGGTGCCCTCAGCAACTCTGGAAAAAGGCCCCCCGCTTGCTCCTCGCTGACCCCATCACTGTGCAATCTGGGGCTGCAG GAAGGCAGCAACAACTCATCTCCAGTGGATTTTGTAAATGCCAAGAGGACAGACTTCCCTTCAGAACATTTCAGTCATTCCTCAAAGTGGCTGGAAGCCTGTCAGCATGAATCAGATGAGCAGCCTCTAGATCCAGTTCCCCAAACTAGCTCTACTCCTAAAACGTCTGAGGAAGCAGTAGACCCACTGGACAACTATGTGGTTAAAACCATCGTCCTTGTACCATCTCCACTGGGGCAGCAGCAAGACATGACATTTGAGGCCCATTTAGATACCATGGCAGAGACAAACAGCATATCTTTAAATGAACCTTTGAGAACAGGAGATCTGGTGAGAGAGGAGGTGGCACCCTGCATGGAAGACAGGTTTTCAGAAGTTGTTGCTGCTGTATCTGAGAAACTTATCTTTCAGGAATCTCCGTCCCATCTCTTAGAGTCTCCACCAGATCCCTCTTCTGAACAACTAAATTGCTCCAAGGAAAGCCTGAGGGACAGTAGGACTGAGGCTGTGCCTGAGGACTTAGTAGTACCTTCTGAAAGTAACGCCTTCttgccttcctcttttctctggcTTTCCCCTTCAACTGCCTTGGCAGCAGATTTCCCTGTCAATCATGTGGACCCAGAGGAGGAAATTGTAGAGCATGGAGCtatggaggaaagagaaatgagctTTCCTACACACCCTAAGGAGTTTGAATCAGAAGATCAAGCACTTGTCTCAAATGTGGAAGATATTCTGTCCACATGCCTGACACCAAATCTAGTAGAAATGGAATCCCAAGCAGCTCCAGGCCCAGCAATAGAAGATGGTAGGATTCTTGGCTCTGATACAGAGTCTTGGATGTCCCCACTGGCCTGGCTGGAAAAAGGTGTAAATACCTCCGTCATGCTGGAAAATCTCCGCCAAAGCTTATCCATTCCCTTGATGCTTCGGGATGCTGCAATTGGCACTACTCCTTTCTCTACTTGCTCGGTGGGGACTTGGTTTACTCCCTCAGCACCACAGGAAAagagtacaaacacatcccaggCAGGCCTGGTTGGCACCAAGGACAGTACTTCTGAGACAGAGCGGCTCCTGTGTGG CCGGCCTCCAGATCTGACTGCCTTGTCTCGACATGACTTGGAAGATAACCTGCTGAGCTCTCTTGTCATTCTGGAGGTTCTCTCCCGCCAGCTTCGGGACTGGAAGAGCCAGCTGGCTGTCCCTCACCCAGAAACCCAGGACAGTAGCACACAGACTGACACATCTCACAGTGGG CAATCATGGCTGCTTGTCTCTAAAGAGCTGATATCCTTGCTTCACTTATCCCTGTTGCATTTAGAAGAAGATAAAACTACTGTGAGTCAGGAG TCTCGGCATACAGAAATCTTGGTCTCTTGCTGTTTTGATTTACTGAAGAAATTGAGGGCAAAGCTCCAGAGCCTCAAAGCAGAAAGGGAGGAGGCAAGGCACAGAGAGGAAATGGCTCTCAGAGGCAAGGATGTG GCAGAGACAGTGCTGGAGGCTTTCTGTGCACATGCCAGCCAGCGCATCAGCCAGCTGGAACAGGACCTAGCATCCATGCAGGAATTCAGAGGCCTTCTGAAGGACACCCAGACCCAATTG GTAGGGCTTCATACCGAGCAAGAAGAGCTGGTTCAGCAGACAGTGAGTCTTACTTCTACCTTGCAACAAGACTGGAGGTCCATGCAACTGGAT TATACAACATGGACAGCTTTGCTGAGTCAGTCTCGACAACTCACAGAGAAACTCACAGTCAAGAGCCGGCAGGCCCTGCAGGAACGTGATGCAGCAATTGAGGAAAAGCAGGAG GTTTCCAGGGAGCTGGAACAAGTCTCTGCCCAGCTAGAGGAGTGCAAAGGCCAAATAGAACAACTGGAGTTGGAAAACAGTCGTCTAGCAacag ATCTCCGGGCTCAGTTGCAGATTCTGGCCAACTTGGACAACCAGCTAAAAGAGCTACAGAGTCAGCATGCCCATTGTGCCCAGGACCTGGCTGTGAAGGATGAGTTACTCTGCCAACTTATCCAGAGCAATGAGGAGCAGGCTGCTCA ATGGCAAAAGGAAGAGATGGCACTAAAACACATGCAGGCAGAACTGCAGCAGCAACAAGCTGTCCTGGCCAAAGAGGTGCGGGACCTGAAAGAGACCTTGGAG TTTGCAGACCAGGAGAATCAGGTTGCTCACCTGGAACTGGGTCAAGTTGAGTGTCAATTGAAAACCACACTGGAAGTGCTCCGGGAGCGCAGCTTGCAGTGTGAGAACCTCAAGGACACTGTAGAGAACCTAAC GGCTAAACTGGCCAGCACCATAGTAGATAACCAGGAGCAAGACCTGGAGAAAACACGGCAGTACTCTCAAAAGCTAGGGGTGCTGACTGAGCAACTACAGAGGCTGACTCTCTTCCTACAGACAAAACTAAAGGAGAAG ACTGAACAAGAGACCCTTCTGCTGAGTACAGCCTGTGCTCCCACCCAGGAACACCCTCTGCCTAATGACAACACCTTCCTGGGAAGCATCTTGATAGCAGTGGCAGATGAAG AGCCAGAATCAACTCCTGTGCCCTTGCTTGGAAGTGACAAGAGTGCTTTCACCCGAGTAGCATCAATGGTTTCCCTTCAGCCTGCAG AGACCCCAGGTATGGAGGAGAGCCTGGCAGAAATGAGTATTATGACTATTGAGCTTCAGAGTCTTTGTTCCCTGCTACAAGAGTCTAAAGAAGAAGCCATCAGGACTCTGCAGCGAAAAAT ttGTGAGCTGCAGGCTAGGCTACAAGCCCAGGAAGAACAGCATCAGGAAgcccagaaggcaaaggaagcAGACATAGAGAAGCTGAACCAGGCCTTGTGCTTGCGCTACAAG AATGAAAAGGAGCTCCAGGAAGTGATACAGCAGCAGAATGAGAAGATCCTAGAACAGATAGACAAGAGTGGCGAGCTCATA AGCCTTAGAGAGGAGGTGACCCACCTTACCCGCTCACTTCGGCGTGCGGAGACAGAGACCAAAGTGCTCCAGGAGGCCCTGGAAGGCCAGCTGGACTCCAACTGCCAGCCTGTGGCCACCAATTGGATCCAGGAGAAAGTGTGGCTCTCTCAGGAG GTGGACAAACTGAGAGTGATGTTCCTGGAGatgaaaaatgagaaggaaaaactcATGATCAAGTTCCAGAGCCATGTAAGAATGTCCATGCCATTCCAGGGCCATTTCCTACCATCATTAGCAAATGCCCTGCCATGTTTCCCCTGTCCTACCAAGCTTGCTCTTTTATGCATAGGACTTATAAAATCTGTTTGCTTTCTAGAGAAATATCCTAGAGGAGAACCTTCGGCGCTCTGA
- the SPAG5 gene encoding sperm-associated antigen 5 isoform X1 has protein sequence MWRVKKLSLSLSPSPQTGKPAMRTPLRELILQPGALSNSGKRPPACSSLTPSLCNLGLQEGSNNSSPVDFVNAKRTDFPSEHFSHSSKWLEACQHESDEQPLDPVPQTSSTPKTSEEAVDPLDNYVVKTIVLVPSPLGQQQDMTFEAHLDTMAETNSISLNEPLRTGDLVREEVAPCMEDRFSEVVAAVSEKLIFQESPSHLLESPPDPSSEQLNCSKESLRDSRTEAVPEDLVVPSESNAFLPSSFLWLSPSTALAADFPVNHVDPEEEIVEHGAMEEREMSFPTHPKEFESEDQALVSNVEDILSTCLTPNLVEMESQAAPGPAIEDGRILGSDTESWMSPLAWLEKGVNTSVMLENLRQSLSIPLMLRDAAIGTTPFSTCSVGTWFTPSAPQEKSTNTSQAGLVGTKDSTSETERLLCGRPPDLTALSRHDLEDNLLSSLVILEVLSRQLRDWKSQLAVPHPETQDSSTQTDTSHSGITNKLQHLKESHEMGQALQQARNVMQSWLLVSKELISLLHLSLLHLEEDKTTVSQESRHTEILVSCCFDLLKKLRAKLQSLKAEREEARHREEMALRGKDVAETVLEAFCAHASQRISQLEQDLASMQEFRGLLKDTQTQLVGLHTEQEELVQQTVSLTSTLQQDWRSMQLDYTTWTALLSQSRQLTEKLTVKSRQALQERDAAIEEKQEVSRELEQVSAQLEECKGQIEQLELENSRLATDLRAQLQILANLDNQLKELQSQHAHCAQDLAVKDELLCQLIQSNEEQAAQWQKEEMALKHMQAELQQQQAVLAKEVRDLKETLEFADQENQVAHLELGQVECQLKTTLEVLRERSLQCENLKDTVENLTAKLASTIVDNQEQDLEKTRQYSQKLGVLTEQLQRLTLFLQTKLKEKTEQETLLLSTACAPTQEHPLPNDNTFLGSILIAVADEEPESTPVPLLGSDKSAFTRVASMVSLQPAETPGMEESLAEMSIMTIELQSLCSLLQESKEEAIRTLQRKICELQARLQAQEEQHQEAQKAKEADIEKLNQALCLRYKNEKELQEVIQQQNEKILEQIDKSGELISLREEVTHLTRSLRRAETETKVLQEALEGQLDSNCQPVATNWIQEKVWLSQEVDKLRVMFLEMKNEKEKLMIKFQSHVRMSMPFQGHFLPSLANALPCFPCPTKLALLCIGLIKSVCFLEKYPRGEPSAL, from the exons ATGTGGCGGGTGAAAAAACTGAGCCTTAGCCTGTCGCCTTCGCCCCAGACG GGAAAACCAGCTATGAGAACTCCTCTCCGCGAACTTATCCTGCAGCCCGGTGCCCTCAGCAACTCTGGAAAAAGGCCCCCCGCTTGCTCCTCGCTGACCCCATCACTGTGCAATCTGGGGCTGCAG GAAGGCAGCAACAACTCATCTCCAGTGGATTTTGTAAATGCCAAGAGGACAGACTTCCCTTCAGAACATTTCAGTCATTCCTCAAAGTGGCTGGAAGCCTGTCAGCATGAATCAGATGAGCAGCCTCTAGATCCAGTTCCCCAAACTAGCTCTACTCCTAAAACGTCTGAGGAAGCAGTAGACCCACTGGACAACTATGTGGTTAAAACCATCGTCCTTGTACCATCTCCACTGGGGCAGCAGCAAGACATGACATTTGAGGCCCATTTAGATACCATGGCAGAGACAAACAGCATATCTTTAAATGAACCTTTGAGAACAGGAGATCTGGTGAGAGAGGAGGTGGCACCCTGCATGGAAGACAGGTTTTCAGAAGTTGTTGCTGCTGTATCTGAGAAACTTATCTTTCAGGAATCTCCGTCCCATCTCTTAGAGTCTCCACCAGATCCCTCTTCTGAACAACTAAATTGCTCCAAGGAAAGCCTGAGGGACAGTAGGACTGAGGCTGTGCCTGAGGACTTAGTAGTACCTTCTGAAAGTAACGCCTTCttgccttcctcttttctctggcTTTCCCCTTCAACTGCCTTGGCAGCAGATTTCCCTGTCAATCATGTGGACCCAGAGGAGGAAATTGTAGAGCATGGAGCtatggaggaaagagaaatgagctTTCCTACACACCCTAAGGAGTTTGAATCAGAAGATCAAGCACTTGTCTCAAATGTGGAAGATATTCTGTCCACATGCCTGACACCAAATCTAGTAGAAATGGAATCCCAAGCAGCTCCAGGCCCAGCAATAGAAGATGGTAGGATTCTTGGCTCTGATACAGAGTCTTGGATGTCCCCACTGGCCTGGCTGGAAAAAGGTGTAAATACCTCCGTCATGCTGGAAAATCTCCGCCAAAGCTTATCCATTCCCTTGATGCTTCGGGATGCTGCAATTGGCACTACTCCTTTCTCTACTTGCTCGGTGGGGACTTGGTTTACTCCCTCAGCACCACAGGAAAagagtacaaacacatcccaggCAGGCCTGGTTGGCACCAAGGACAGTACTTCTGAGACAGAGCGGCTCCTGTGTGG CCGGCCTCCAGATCTGACTGCCTTGTCTCGACATGACTTGGAAGATAACCTGCTGAGCTCTCTTGTCATTCTGGAGGTTCTCTCCCGCCAGCTTCGGGACTGGAAGAGCCAGCTGGCTGTCCCTCACCCAGAAACCCAGGACAGTAGCACACAGACTGACACATCTCACAGTGGG ATAACTAATAAACTTCAGCATCTTAAGGAGAGCCATGAGATGGGACAGGCCCTACAGCAGGCCAGAAATGTCATG CAATCATGGCTGCTTGTCTCTAAAGAGCTGATATCCTTGCTTCACTTATCCCTGTTGCATTTAGAAGAAGATAAAACTACTGTGAGTCAGGAG TCTCGGCATACAGAAATCTTGGTCTCTTGCTGTTTTGATTTACTGAAGAAATTGAGGGCAAAGCTCCAGAGCCTCAAAGCAGAAAGGGAGGAGGCAAGGCACAGAGAGGAAATGGCTCTCAGAGGCAAGGATGTG GCAGAGACAGTGCTGGAGGCTTTCTGTGCACATGCCAGCCAGCGCATCAGCCAGCTGGAACAGGACCTAGCATCCATGCAGGAATTCAGAGGCCTTCTGAAGGACACCCAGACCCAATTG GTAGGGCTTCATACCGAGCAAGAAGAGCTGGTTCAGCAGACAGTGAGTCTTACTTCTACCTTGCAACAAGACTGGAGGTCCATGCAACTGGAT TATACAACATGGACAGCTTTGCTGAGTCAGTCTCGACAACTCACAGAGAAACTCACAGTCAAGAGCCGGCAGGCCCTGCAGGAACGTGATGCAGCAATTGAGGAAAAGCAGGAG GTTTCCAGGGAGCTGGAACAAGTCTCTGCCCAGCTAGAGGAGTGCAAAGGCCAAATAGAACAACTGGAGTTGGAAAACAGTCGTCTAGCAacag ATCTCCGGGCTCAGTTGCAGATTCTGGCCAACTTGGACAACCAGCTAAAAGAGCTACAGAGTCAGCATGCCCATTGTGCCCAGGACCTGGCTGTGAAGGATGAGTTACTCTGCCAACTTATCCAGAGCAATGAGGAGCAGGCTGCTCA ATGGCAAAAGGAAGAGATGGCACTAAAACACATGCAGGCAGAACTGCAGCAGCAACAAGCTGTCCTGGCCAAAGAGGTGCGGGACCTGAAAGAGACCTTGGAG TTTGCAGACCAGGAGAATCAGGTTGCTCACCTGGAACTGGGTCAAGTTGAGTGTCAATTGAAAACCACACTGGAAGTGCTCCGGGAGCGCAGCTTGCAGTGTGAGAACCTCAAGGACACTGTAGAGAACCTAAC GGCTAAACTGGCCAGCACCATAGTAGATAACCAGGAGCAAGACCTGGAGAAAACACGGCAGTACTCTCAAAAGCTAGGGGTGCTGACTGAGCAACTACAGAGGCTGACTCTCTTCCTACAGACAAAACTAAAGGAGAAG ACTGAACAAGAGACCCTTCTGCTGAGTACAGCCTGTGCTCCCACCCAGGAACACCCTCTGCCTAATGACAACACCTTCCTGGGAAGCATCTTGATAGCAGTGGCAGATGAAG AGCCAGAATCAACTCCTGTGCCCTTGCTTGGAAGTGACAAGAGTGCTTTCACCCGAGTAGCATCAATGGTTTCCCTTCAGCCTGCAG AGACCCCAGGTATGGAGGAGAGCCTGGCAGAAATGAGTATTATGACTATTGAGCTTCAGAGTCTTTGTTCCCTGCTACAAGAGTCTAAAGAAGAAGCCATCAGGACTCTGCAGCGAAAAAT ttGTGAGCTGCAGGCTAGGCTACAAGCCCAGGAAGAACAGCATCAGGAAgcccagaaggcaaaggaagcAGACATAGAGAAGCTGAACCAGGCCTTGTGCTTGCGCTACAAG AATGAAAAGGAGCTCCAGGAAGTGATACAGCAGCAGAATGAGAAGATCCTAGAACAGATAGACAAGAGTGGCGAGCTCATA AGCCTTAGAGAGGAGGTGACCCACCTTACCCGCTCACTTCGGCGTGCGGAGACAGAGACCAAAGTGCTCCAGGAGGCCCTGGAAGGCCAGCTGGACTCCAACTGCCAGCCTGTGGCCACCAATTGGATCCAGGAGAAAGTGTGGCTCTCTCAGGAG GTGGACAAACTGAGAGTGATGTTCCTGGAGatgaaaaatgagaaggaaaaactcATGATCAAGTTCCAGAGCCATGTAAGAATGTCCATGCCATTCCAGGGCCATTTCCTACCATCATTAGCAAATGCCCTGCCATGTTTCCCCTGTCCTACCAAGCTTGCTCTTTTATGCATAGGACTTATAAAATCTGTTTGCTTTCTAGAGAAATATCCTAGAGGAGAACCTTCGGCGCTCTGA